The Erigeron canadensis isolate Cc75 chromosome 1, C_canadensis_v1, whole genome shotgun sequence genome segment TTCACCGCGCACGTTAGTCTAGTACTCTATAGTCCACCTTAATCAGTGAAAACTCAAAAACCCTTGAAAAAGCCCTAAAATCACAACAAAGGCAAAAAAATGCCCGGCCTTCCAACACCGCCCACCGGCGATTCCTCCGCCGCTGAAATCATTCCTTATTCCCCAAACACAGACACCACTCCTACACTCTACACTCTCCACCACGGCTTCACAACCCCCCCTCGCATCTCCATCTCATGGTCCCACGGTAACTCCCTCCGACTTTCTCTCTTCCGCTCACCAGAAAACCcgaataatgataataatgataataatactgatgaagaagaagttgaagtTGGCGGAAAAGTAGTTGAGTTGAAACTAACAGGTGAAGaagattataataaaaataatggcGAGGATAGTGCACGGTGGTGGCGTAAGATTGTTTATGGATCGGTTTCTCCGTTTGCGCATTTGCAGAACAAGAAGAATGCCATGGCGGCGTTATCCGATTTACGACATTCCGTTCCCTATGACGGAGAGTGGTAAaaaatttttatcaaattaattcTTGTTACTTAAATTTGGCTTTTTTATGCATCTATTGGTGTATGTATATATCCTATAAATGTATTAGCATTTTGTGTAAGCATAACATTTCTTCAGCATGCCCTTTAGAGATATTAGGTATTCACATACCCTAACCGAGATACAAACAATTTCTTATTAGCTTATTTAAAATAGTTGGGGAAGATTTGGGTGTGAGTTTGTTAGTGTTAACACTTTAGTTTTGCCAACGACGAGAGCTAAATGTCACTGTAACAAATACCTTCCCTACTAATCCGAGTGTGATAGGATTCATAAACTTCTCTACACTTCAAAAGAGCCTCAAAGTTTACAAAGTTTTTcgattgataatatataatagtatgatgatatcaaaataaacTAACGGATCACCTTCTTCATGTCTACTGCCTACCAGAAACACCACCAAACACCAGACTACGAGAACTACTACTAGAGATGCGCTTAAGGATGAAGTGTACTAGCTTCAACATTATACTGTTCTGCTGTTCATAATCTAAACCCCCCCTCAATATCTACATTCTGGTCATTATCCTCCATGTGAACAATATTCCCTTCCACATTGTGGTCTTCATTGGCACTACTGTTAGTTTTTCTTAGTAGCGCCACTAACAGTAACAATAGTCTCACTGACGGTAGTGGCAGCGACGACGAAGATGGAAAAGATAATGTTGTCGGTGATGAGGATGAAAGTCGGAATGTGGATATATGAGGGTTTTGATGACAAACATCATTGTGTTGATGCTCAGGCACCACAGCCTTCTGATTCAAGCATCTTTGGTGGTGGTTCTCATAGTATGTTGTCTGGTGGTGCAATCGATAGCTAGTATTCTGGTGTTGGTGATGCAAACTGTACGTATGTGAAAGAGGGGAttgcttattttattttaatattatgcagTATGCactatttatcaaaaaaaagttGCAGCCTTCAAGGCAATTTTTGAAGCGTATGAATCCTATCACTCGGGTTAGTagtaaaataaatttgttaaacTAACGTTTAGTTTTTGCTCTTTACAATATTCAAGAGTTAACACTAACAAGCTCATACAAATAATTCATATAAGTTCAAAAGAAAATATCTGTATGTCAGGCTAGGGGTATCTGCTGGTTTTGTTCAGTATCGTTAGAGGGCATATTGTAGAAATGTTATTTGTTAGTTTTCTCTTTTATTGGTATTTGGTAGTGTATAGTATACAGTATTATGTATAAGAACATAGTTCCTGAACCCATTGTAGTTGACTTTCGATATTTATCGCACGGTAACAGTATTATGTgactttgttttagttatgatATGCAAGAGCAGCCTCATGTTATTTTTCATATGGTAAAGTTGAAATTAAACAATAGAATACAATTCAAGTGACATCTAGTTGTCTGGTCATGTTAAAGTTAACAAATtggatatataatataagttataaGAAAACTTGGTTTAGTTTTGAGTTTACGAGTGTATGATTGTACAGAACATGCAATTCTAGTCCAATATCAATTTGTATGGTTTTCCTGGAAGTCATTTCTTACTTAGCGTTGTTACACTTGATGGGATCAGGTCAAAGTATGTTCTCGAGTATAGCAAAGAAATAAATTCTCTTTTAGGGAACAGGAAATCTAGTACTACATCGTTAATTGAAGATCCAAAGACAGTATTACAggtatttatttgtattgttcagttttttttttccattgtgGTTTCTTGTGATTGCTTTATCTAACCTCGTGAGTTAATCTGCTCGTTTTGTtataaaaacttgaaaaacagAATGTTGAGGAGCCAAGCGCTTTGAAAGCTGCATGGGAGTTGCTGCAAATATTTTATGCTGATAAACAATCTCAGCCTTGGATCCTTGAACAGCTTGTTGATTGGTTATCCGTAAGGATAATGACTTAATTCTTATTTTACGGGAGTAGTCGTAGttactttttacatttttattgttttcttgaGGTAAGTTTGGTATATTGAAtcattgatgattttaaggatTATACTTCTCTCAGAATTATGATAGTCTATTCTCGGGACAAATGCCAAGTGTTCATTTAAGACTGGCGGAGTTTCAAGCAGACCTTCTCAATATACAGGTTTGAATTTGATGACATATGGTTTTACCTTTGTGTATAGTTTAATGTGTTTAGATTTGTACAAAgtaatatacatttatatatatatataggggggatgggaatataaggctgtcgggtatcttagcttaggtgtggaacactcacatattgtttttttaatccataaaaatcacggggcccatgcatttattcattaaacaagaaataataaaatattagtatgtgaggggttccacacctaagcttaggtgccggacagccttatattcccttttcccatataaatatatatatatatatatatatatggggatgggaatataaggctgttaggtacctaagcttagatgtggaacactcgcatattgtttttttaatctataaaattcatgggggcccaaacatttattcattaatcaagaaatattaaaaaatttgtatgtgaggggttccacacctaagcttaggtgccggacagccttatattcacttttcccatatatatatatatatatatatatatatcatggttGTAAATCTCAGTTATCTCGGccgatatatcgcttatcggtggtCGACCGAGATGATATATTCCCGATAAATCCGATATGTctccgatatatccccgatatatcgcttatcggtggtCGACCGAGACGATACCAAaaagcgatatttacaaccttgatatatatatatatatatatatatatatacatacacatacccACATTTCTGAAAATTCGACTTTTCTCCTCAGGCAGTTGAAAATGAGCCTGCATATTGGCAAGCAATTTCTTCAGCACTTGCAGTTGGCTGGCTAGACATTGTGGTAAGCATGTAGACATAATCACATGAAGCACAAATCGTATTGTGAATGTAAAATGTATCCatattgatgatattattttacAATTCATAATGGCAATTGCAGGTTAAGCTATTGCGTTTACATGGATCTTATCAGCTTAATCAACTAGGGACTCGTGAGGTTTGTTTTCAAGTACTGATTTCAGAGTTATATGCAGCTCAGTATAGAGAATAACAATGCAATTGCTGTTCCAGACAGAGAACGGACTTGTAGAAGCAGTTGCAGTTTTAGTCTCAAAAATGCCACGCATCCGTGCGGATTTACCAGATGGGAAGTTAGGTGAATGCTATTATAACAAGTCTGATTTTATGAGGGTAAGCAGCATATATAAATTACTCTAATATAGCATTCTAAATGGAAATTTTAGTAAACACGCATGTTACTACCTAGGCATGGGAGAAATGGCGAGTACAAATAACCAAGCTGGACTGCAGTGCATTCTGGCTTCAATGCAATCACCATCAAACTAAAGTAAATTTAAAGAGTTTGCTTCAAATCTTGTTGGGAAACCCCAGTATTCTCTCTAGTGCCACTTATCATTGGGTAGAGCTATATATTGCCCACTTTCTATACATCAGACCCTTCACTTCGGTCAGTGGTTTTATTCTTCTATCACATGTTTGATGAACTTGAATAACCCAtgatttaaattaatgatttaTGCCATCAATATGCTTTTATATGTTCAGGGATTTGAAAGCATGAATGCCTTAGCTCAAAAATGCATCCAGTTAAAACCTACGACTAATCCCCATAAGCTAATGAGACTGCTAATTGGTATTCTGGGAGAAAACACAGAGGTAATGACTAATGAGTGACTATAAACATTTCACTTCACCAATTTGTCACAAGTGTAACATCTTATAACTCTACTCTTTTTACAGGTTGTATTGGCTGAGTGCTCAAGATCATTTGGTCCCTGGTAggatagtttttttattttttttttatttttatcgtGTATATGTCTTATTCATAACTTCAGTGTTTACAACTTTTGGTGGTAGGATGATTGCACATGCTACAGAGTTGGTAACAGCGGGGAGTATTGAGGCAGAAATTCTTATAAAAGAAGAACGTGATAATTTAGGAGGAATAAGCATTGAGGAATCACATCGACTTGTTTATGCTCAAGTGTTATCTTCTCATGCCTTAACTTGGCAAGTGAGTGCATATTCTTCTTAGGCTATTTGATCATGTTAGTTGCGCCTTTTTTCATATTGTACCATCAATTTTATTTGCAGATTGCTCCAATCTATCTAATATCTTGTATGAAACATGGAGTTGGCTTGTTGGAAATCTTGTTGTACAAGCAGCCTGTATATCATAGTCAAGTTCTTCTCAAGAACATTGAGATATGTCGTATGTATGACCTTGATAATGTGAGCTCCAATGCTATGAAGGTAATTTGTTTGTGGGTTGTCGGTTTCTTATAATTTTTGTAAActctgtatatatattattaaataattgcTACTAATAACAGATTGCTGGAGTGCATCACTGGAAGCATGGCAGGAAAGGAGCTGGAGTCTTTTGGTTACAACAAGCTCAGGATGAAGTACATCTCAATCAAATTGCTCAAAAGTTGTTCGACTTTGTTGGGAAGTCAATCTCCGATGAGAGTTTTGAGGTACGTGTGTGTATGGGAAGgattaattgaattattggttTTTGCAACATAGTTAATCAAACCGATGATCTGTACTATACCTGCAGCAATGGGAAGgattaattgaattattgggCTCCGAATCTAGAACTGCAGGCGGTCTTGAGTTCCTTCACAAGTATGTTATTGATTTTATCTTCGGttttattcttctttttctctttctcttgGCGCTCCACTTCTTGTTCTGGTAATTAGATAATTGGTGCTGCATAGGTATCGGGACTTCAAAAGATCTTTGCAGCAGGTCCAAGATGGCACTTTTACTGATGCTGCCCGAAAAGCTAGTGAAGCTCTTATATCGGTATGCTGttacatattttatttgataGATTTACACTTCATTTTACTAACATAATAACAATTATGGTTTATTTTTTGCTCTGATACCCAGCTTATGAAAAATCCTTCTACGCCTCAACGATTTTGGCTGCCTCTTTTGTTTGATTCAGTAAGTGAATAGTCATTATTATCTTGTTTTAGTGTTGATCATATGTTTGATTAATGTGACCACAATGTTAATTGGTTTTCTTTATAGTTGAAGTTGCTCAACTGGCTGGAGCGTCCTCTGCTAAATGTATCTCAGACTAATCTGCTATTGAATAAATTGCAAGAATTGTCTATGGCAAAGCTGCGGCCTGATTTTGTTGAGGTAGGGCTGCCGCCACAGGCCCTGAGCTCTGTCAGGCTGGCTCTTGCCACTAATTTAGGGCGTGCTATGCTTGAGGAATGATCTGTTCTCACAAAATGTCAAGCGGTATGTTTGTTTGCTCTCATTAGCTATGATGTTATGCATATTCTCTGTACAATCTTTTCTAAGTTTTTGTTGGTTGAATCTTCAGTGTGTTGAGATAATTTCGTGCATTAACTTTGGATCATAGTTTTTCTACTTTTAGTTGCTGATGATAAATATACTAGCTCTTCACTTTTTCTTAGTCTTACAGTGAATTATATGTTGAATGACTTTGTTTGCAGTCATTTAAATATGCAAGaaacctttttttatttcttttataattcttGTAAAAATGTGATTGAGTATATGTAAATTTGTGGGATTTTGTTAGAAAAGTGGCTAGGCAGGATGGTATTGCGACAAAATTTTCTAATATCTTATCAAAAGAATGTTAGTCTTAGAAAATTTAGATGGAGCTATCTCGCCTCTTATTGCTAGGTTATTGATTCCTTCTTCTGTAACAGGTAAAGTAAAGATTCTATAGAGGCCGACGGCATATTTCATTTGGTTGCTGCTGTAAATTTCTTCTTAGAAGAAACCGTAATACATCTTCCTGAATCAACTAGCAAACGTATATCCATCCATCTGTGGAGTTGTGGTCGATAAGAACGCTATTTGTGTAATGCCTTGAAGTTTGGGTTGTAAAAATATATCTTCATTGGTTGCTTATTCTGCAATACTATGTGAAGTCTATATTTTGCAACTATTTCTTGATATTCTAGCGTTTGGTTTCAGGTGTTACCTTGATATTTTGTAGAATAACGAAAACCTGAATATCATAACATGTAGAACGACCATTATAAGTTGCGTAATTTATAAAGTTTCCATGCGCTGCATATCATATGTAGAACGGCAAAGTTTGCATTCCTTGCGTATCATACTTAGAACGGCGAAGTCTCTATGCCCTGTTGGAAAGTGTTAAACTTTTCGGTGTTTGTTTAAGCAAAATTGCCAGCAGAAAGGCAAgagctttttattttttttctactgAACAGAGTCTTGAAATGTGATTTCATTACTGATTTCAGCTTAAAGTGGGGAATTGAGGGATTTAAACAAGTTGTTTTAACTCCGCGTGATCATTGACCAGATTAGAGATGATGTTATTCTCTGCTTAAAAGATATGGGTTGTTTAACATATCAAGTGTGAAGATACGGGTTTAATAGCTTAATGTGACAGGCTGGGGAATCCAAGCGGGAGTAGTGAGGGAGTTTTCGATGGAGTGGTGAATTGCATACCAATGGTGATAGCACTCTGCTGGTCATATTGTATTGCTTGTTGGCTACTTGCCCATATTAACTTAAGGTCATTGTTTGTATTTAGCACAAAGTATTTAACTACAGTAAAAAACATGCTGCTGTTGATGTTCACTATTTATTTTCaagttaaatatttattattattattattattattattattattattattattattattattattattattattattttggtaaTGCCTACCCTTTTgataagtaaaaagaaaaagaagaaaaaaatatatatatatatcataagttcataaaagaatatataatttCTAGTGTTGGGGGTAAAAGATGGAAAATATTGTAAAATAGTCAAACTTAGGATAGGATGTGAAGTAACATCAAAcagtgttaattttttttttttaaaggtgaatttcgcttgagaactttGTGTCGCGATTTGACAGTGGGAggtctagcttacgttgtcttaaccgggtcctcgctagagagctccctcagagtagaaatgtctatttcaaatacccgatggggggaaaaccccctactaattcgcccgaaggcacgacgatcaataggggtaaaccctgccccctcagacttgaacctgggtatacccaagtcaagccttcataggaagacttcctatgtacttctcaagtcttgaacccaagacctcttgCTTGTAGGCAagtgctcaaccacttgagctaactagaAAGTATCAAACCGTGTTAATTAACATTAGTTGTTTAACGTGCAAAAACCACATAAATGAAAACCTAATTAATAATCCCAGATTAGTGGAAGCAGGTGATTTTGTTCGCTCAGAGGCTCGAggtaatatatttatctttctttttagtTCATACTAACTAATTCTAATACAGTAATAttcatctataatataattaaaagagggggTTAAGGGTACACTTGGCATCCATAATCctcctcctttagcctaatactcactccttattaatcttctatttttctatatttttttacatacaaattAATCCCAATAATTAATTCCATACAAAAAAATTACCTGATCACCTATATCgatattatttgttaattaatccTAAATTTATTAGGAAAGAGTACTATAccttttttgaaatatttaagtcATGCTTATCGACGTATCCATGAATTAAATTCCATCACTTTAACTTAGTATCCTACAAACTAATTCTCGGTCAAACTCCATTATAAATTCCTGTGGGTAAGTTTCAGTACAACTCTTTGTTccaaacttttaattagaaTATCAAAATGTTTGAGATGCTCTTTGTTGATGTAAGGGTATCTGTTTTTTaaatacactttttgtttctctttttgttgagattaactctaaatcgtttagtctaaaattgttgtttgtgtttgtagtaaatctagatataacaaactgtaaattttttatttaactaacgTTGAAAAAAAgcgggtaaactggaatcaatatttatatggagttaatttaaatatgttcatttttttagtttttgtattgattaagctgtgatattggtcatagagatctaatatacttgaatttcaaaattttaacttcgattaatatattttatgactacccgtccaatggacgggcctgaacactagtatGCGAATATGCGATGCATGATTTACCTTTATTTagcttaatatatttattacgtaggttaataaaagtttatatcccatttatattatttcttgaTTTACATAGTTATCCAAATATagagttaattattaaaatggtacctaacgtttgctccatattactggtttcatacctttcatTTTGAAATTACGTTGATCATACCCAatgtatgcaaatctccactcgaaCCATACTGGAAGCTAACGTCGTCATGTGGCCGTTAAAAATCCCCCCACATGACTTGTACGTGAGaggtaaagatgtaatatcgtgtttcttaattacttaatgggtacctaacgtttgcacgatattgttggtttcatacctaatgtttcttaTTTACTTAAATGGCACCtaatatttagttattattttttttatattgaaaggTGAATTCCGTTTTAAGCCAATgtcttaaaaactggtattttagtcatactggtGTGTAAAATTTCTGGTATTATCGGTAtcaccggaaataccggccggtacgactatttataatttgttttatttttctttcataaaaattttccaaaacttgttacaatttaacgaaaatagttaaaatgcatttataatccactaaaaaataatatcaaatagattttcataacaaaatataagtttaaagttcacaaataactaaaaataacaataaagtatcataaaaataattttaaaaattttctttttcgaaaataccggaaataccgccATGGTAATACTGAAATATTCTAGAATACCTGAAATACCGATCAGTATTTATTGCGATACGAAGCttaaaataatgttttaaataccgataaataccggccgatatttctggtattaccgttgcgTATGcccaatatttttaaaaaagaaaatttgaattttttataaaattatttttatgatactttattgctatttttggttatttgtgaactttaaacttatattttgttatgaaaaacctatttgttatttttttttgagtgacttataagtgcattttgactattttcataaaattgtaacaaaatttgaaaaattttcataaaagaaaaacaaaacaaattaaaaatagtcg includes the following:
- the LOC122585591 gene encoding nuclear pore complex protein NUP85 — encoded protein: MPGLPTPPTGDSSAAEIIPYSPNTDTTPTLYTLHHGFTTPPRISISWSHGNSLRLSLFRSPENPNNDNNDNNTDEEEVEVGGKVVELKLTGEEDYNKNNGEDSARWWRKIVYGSVSPFAHLQNKKNAMAALSDLRHSVPYDGEWSKYVLEYSKEINSLLGNRKSSTTSLIEDPKTVLQNVEEPSALKAAWELLQIFYADKQSQPWILEQLVDWLSNYDSLFSGQMPSVHLRLAEFQADLLNIQAVENEPAYWQAISSALAVGWLDIVVKLLRLHGSYQLNQLGTRETENGLVEAVAVLVSKMPRIRADLPDGKLGECYYNKSDFMRAWEKWRVQITKLDCSAFWLQCNHHQTKVNLKSLLQILLGNPSILSSATYHWVELYIAHFLYIRPFTSGFESMNALAQKCIQLKPTTNPHKLMRLLIGILGENTEVVLAECSRSFGPWMIAHATELVTAGSIEAEILIKEERDNLGGISIEESHRLVYAQVLSSHALTWQIAPIYLISCMKHGVGLLEILLYKQPVYHSQVLLKNIEICRMYDLDNVSSNAMKIAGVHHWKHGRKGAGVFWLQQAQDEVHLNQIAQKLFDFVGKSISDESFEQWEGLIELLGSESRTAGGLEFLHKYRDFKRSLQQVQDGTFTDAARKASEALISLMKNPSTPQRFWLPLLFDSLKLLNWLERPLLNVSQTNLLLNKLQELSMAKLRPDFVEVGLPPQALSSVRLALATNLGRAMLEE